In Stieleria varia, one genomic interval encodes:
- a CDS encoding S41 family peptidase gives MGADNRASAQPPITIQPPAFDSSTDGQLTKSPVISQATPIELSKEQRAIDAGLALESARKWNEAIRHYEKASRDFPESRTLYQRLVISRLHYDVNRRYVDQSFLEATKTLSAAEALDLYSEILANLETHYVETTQLPRILLHGTAALEIALTQQKFIDNQLSLDSDVAREAVEEFRLGIHQRISQRPSNNRYDLRGTVALVAEMANAEIGLSPTAVILEYVSGAVSTLDPYTRLLSGDQLDEMFSNIEGNFVGLGIELKTSSDALQILSVIPGGPAAEAGIMAGEKIIRVETAHTKQTNPDVAADLLRGPEHSEVSLTVVDRNGRPRELSVERRRVEVPCVENVHLVDPVTRIGYLRLTNFQKTTTRDVERALWELHRQGMRALVLDVRGNPGGLLSAAVEVADRFLDNGRIVTTRGRNARENYDYVAHRANTWSVPLAVLIDGDSASASEIFAGAIADSARGSIVGQRSYGKGSVQGIFRMQSAKFGLCLTTAKFYSPKGREISLNGVLPTIAVENDPDQETYIAARPDQSGRILTDKEDVVLQRAIESLASSSAQISQRTGE, from the coding sequence ATGGGGGCAGACAATCGAGCAAGTGCGCAACCGCCCATCACGATCCAACCGCCGGCGTTTGATTCGTCAACCGATGGTCAGCTCACCAAGTCGCCCGTGATCTCACAGGCGACCCCGATCGAGCTTTCCAAAGAGCAGCGGGCGATCGACGCCGGGTTGGCTTTGGAGTCGGCGCGTAAGTGGAACGAAGCGATCCGCCACTACGAGAAAGCCTCGCGTGATTTTCCAGAGAGCCGCACGCTGTATCAACGGTTGGTGATCAGCCGACTGCATTACGATGTCAACCGTCGCTATGTCGATCAAAGCTTCTTGGAAGCAACCAAGACGCTTAGCGCCGCAGAAGCGTTGGATCTTTACTCCGAGATCCTCGCCAACTTGGAAACGCACTACGTCGAAACGACGCAATTGCCACGAATCTTGTTGCATGGCACCGCAGCACTTGAGATCGCATTGACGCAGCAGAAGTTTATCGACAACCAACTGAGCCTCGACAGCGACGTTGCTCGTGAAGCCGTGGAAGAGTTCCGCTTGGGTATCCACCAACGCATCTCGCAACGTCCATCGAACAACCGTTATGATCTTCGTGGCACGGTTGCACTGGTCGCCGAAATGGCAAACGCCGAAATCGGGCTCAGTCCCACGGCGGTGATCTTGGAGTACGTCAGTGGCGCGGTGTCGACTCTGGATCCCTACACCCGTTTGTTGTCGGGCGACCAACTCGATGAAATGTTCTCGAACATCGAAGGAAACTTTGTCGGTCTCGGAATCGAATTGAAAACGAGCTCTGACGCGTTGCAAATCCTGTCGGTGATCCCCGGTGGACCGGCCGCAGAAGCAGGCATCATGGCGGGCGAAAAGATCATTCGCGTCGAAACCGCTCACACCAAACAAACCAATCCCGATGTTGCGGCTGATCTGCTGCGTGGCCCCGAGCACAGCGAAGTTTCCTTGACGGTGGTGGACCGCAACGGTCGTCCTCGCGAATTGTCCGTTGAGCGTCGCCGCGTGGAAGTTCCTTGTGTGGAGAACGTTCACCTTGTTGATCCGGTCACACGCATCGGATACTTGCGACTGACCAACTTTCAAAAGACCACCACTCGCGACGTCGAACGGGCGTTGTGGGAGCTGCACCGTCAAGGCATGCGAGCTCTTGTGTTGGACGTGCGTGGCAACCCCGGCGGTCTGTTGTCGGCAGCCGTCGAAGTTGCAGACCGCTTTCTCGACAACGGTCGCATCGTGACCACTCGCGGACGTAATGCGAGAGAGAACTATGACTACGTCGCACACCGTGCAAACACCTGGAGCGTTCCCCTGGCGGTTCTGATCGACGGCGACAGCGCCAGTGCCAGTGAGATCTTTGCCGGTGCCATCGCCGACAGTGCTCGTGGCAGCATCGTGGGTCAGCGCAGCTACGGCAAAGGCAGCGTACAAGGTATCTTTCGCATGCAGTCGGCTAAATTTGGGCTGTGCCTGACGACGGCGAAGTTCTACTCGCCCAAGGGGCGTGAGATCAGTCTCAACGGCGTGTTGCCGACGATCGCAGTGGAAAACGACCCCGATCAGGAAACCTACATCGCGGCTCGACCGGACCAATCAGGACGCATCCTGACGGACAAGGAAGACGTGGTTCTGCAACGAGCGATCGAATCGCTCGCGAGCAGTAGCGCACAGATCAGTCAACGCACCGGCGAGTGA
- a CDS encoding IS1380 family transposase, whose product MTKRNRKRAALKRLRRQAVEFDFDGGTLTSDAGLLLLREVDQRLGLIRRVDACIADPRDPIYTAHPQAEILTSRIFGIAAGYEDGNDHAHLRHDAAFQVAAGRTPAQNDYDSDEHVPLASPSTHSRFENRVDRKAMLAIHEEIVNTFLDSYEKPPEEITLDYDATDDPTHGNQDKNYFNGFYDGHCFLPLYVFCGYQLLVAYLRPSSFGAAHHARAVTKLLVQKIRSRWPETKIILRGDGGYSDERLMRWCDKNDVYYVFGLPKNNVLIRNIACEMTRARLEHLKFKSTRTLFKWFRYRTQETWDRHRWVLGKAEHGDKGANPRFVVTNLPSAQGIVEPTYHRPRVDGKQVRQILDPGTICSVAWNPKDFYRERYCQRCEMENRIKEQQMCLFADRTSCTDFMANQFRLILSSLAYVLVDGIRRLALQGTTHARMRVDTIRLRLFKIAARVRVTCRRVIFHLPTHCPSASLFNEVMARLCRSD is encoded by the coding sequence ATGACAAAGCGTAATCGAAAACGAGCTGCACTGAAACGCCTCCGTCGCCAAGCTGTCGAGTTTGATTTTGATGGCGGAACGCTCACGTCCGACGCCGGATTGCTACTGCTTCGCGAAGTCGATCAACGACTCGGCCTGATCCGCCGAGTCGACGCTTGTATTGCCGATCCACGCGATCCTATCTACACCGCACATCCGCAGGCCGAGATCCTGACCAGTCGTATCTTTGGAATTGCGGCAGGCTACGAGGACGGCAACGATCACGCCCACTTGCGGCATGATGCAGCCTTTCAAGTCGCTGCCGGACGCACGCCTGCACAGAATGACTATGACAGCGACGAACACGTTCCTTTGGCCAGTCCGTCAACGCATTCACGTTTCGAAAATCGTGTCGATCGCAAAGCGATGCTGGCTATCCACGAAGAAATCGTAAACACCTTTCTGGACAGCTACGAGAAACCGCCCGAAGAAATCACCTTGGACTATGATGCCACAGATGATCCGACGCACGGCAATCAAGACAAAAACTACTTCAATGGATTCTACGACGGCCACTGTTTTCTGCCGCTGTACGTGTTCTGTGGCTATCAGTTGCTTGTCGCCTACTTACGTCCCAGCAGTTTTGGCGCAGCCCATCACGCTCGCGCGGTGACCAAACTGCTGGTTCAAAAGATTCGTTCGCGATGGCCGGAGACGAAAATCATTTTACGTGGCGATGGCGGATATTCTGATGAAAGACTCATGCGTTGGTGCGATAAAAACGACGTCTACTATGTCTTCGGATTGCCCAAGAACAACGTCTTGATCCGCAATATTGCCTGCGAAATGACCCGTGCTCGACTTGAGCATTTGAAATTTAAATCCACGCGAACGCTTTTCAAGTGGTTCCGTTATCGCACTCAGGAAACATGGGACCGTCATCGCTGGGTTCTCGGCAAGGCGGAGCACGGCGACAAGGGAGCCAACCCGCGTTTCGTCGTGACAAACCTGCCCAGTGCCCAAGGGATCGTCGAGCCGACTTATCATCGCCCTCGCGTGGACGGCAAACAGGTTCGACAAATCCTCGATCCTGGAACGATCTGCAGTGTTGCTTGGAACCCGAAGGATTTCTATCGAGAACGTTATTGTCAGCGTTGTGAAATGGAGAATCGGATCAAGGAACAACAGATGTGTTTGTTTGCCGATCGAACCAGCTGCACAGACTTCATGGCCAATCAGTTTCGTTTGATTCTGTCGTCGTTGGCGTATGTGTTGGTCGACGGAATCCGCCGGTTGGCACTTCAGGGCACTACACATGCTCGGATGCGTGTGGATACGATCCGCTTGCGTCTGTTCAAGATTGCCGCGCGAGTGCGCGTGACTTGTCGGCGAGTGATTTTTCACCTTCCGACTCACTGCCCTAGCGCGAGTCTCTTTAACGAAGTCATGGCGCGTCTTTGCCGAAGCGACTAA